The Dryobates pubescens isolate bDryPub1 chromosome 9, bDryPub1.pri, whole genome shotgun sequence DNA window cccttccaactgaaaccagtccatgattctatgaaaacataCCTTGAGCAAGCCAGAATCATAACAGTCTGGAAACTCATGAGCAAATCCTTGGACCAAGACTCTGTCCACCCAGCCTTTCATGATTGCTGGCATGCTGAACCAATACATGGGAAACTAGGAAAAAGTAAATTTTTTTTGTTAGCACAGAGTCCTGGCCATCCTTAGGATTGGTTTGTGTGCCAAATCCTGTTTTCATTTGTTCAGATCTTGCATGTGCCTTCTCCTAGTTCTCTGTCAGGAGAGGCAGTAACTATGCCTGGCAAAAATAACAGAAGTACTTGCCCCATTCCCCtctccttctgtttctcttctcctcccctttaCCACCAGAACATACTCAACTTGTCTGAGCACTGTGCAGACAGGAAGCAGAAAGCAACCACTTCCTTCAGGACTTGCTCTTCTATACTTATCTCAGGAGCAGCAGTTTTACAATTATGAAGTCTTACAGTAAAATGCTGACCTGAGACATGGTCACATCCTACATTTCATCTAGAATCACCGTGAAATATATCTAGGCTATGTCTAAGGCCATCAGGCATATATGGGAACTGCAAGAGAAAGGGATAGCACTGGACTGCCTGGTAACAGGGCACAGTTCTGACAGAATTACAGTCTTGTTTTGGACTCTAGTTTGTGCTCCAAGTTGCTCAATGCAATCAGTTTGGATTCAGGTACTGCGGGATCGGTTGTCACAAACCTTACGCAATCAGGTTACTTCTGAATATTCATTTTTAAGTACTGTGAACTTTACACAGGTGTTTAAGGTTCTGATTTCAGCTGCCCTCCTACTCTAAAAAGGCCAGTGTAGTTGTGTGAAACACTCATACTGTGCCAGCATGGGCAATGTTCACACATGACTCTTGGTATTTTCTAACGTCCGTGGCATATCAGAAGAACCTGATGCCCTGAAATTGCTGCAGACTGTTTTATGTCGATGACAAAGGCACTGTCTCTTTTTACCCCAGCAAGACTGAATGTTCCTAATGAAATCTATAATCTCAGTACTGCTTTCCTATTCTTCCACCCCCTATTATCACAACTGaagcttttaaaaaatgcaacttaaaataatgaaataatgacCTGAAAAATCAGTAAGTCTGCTTCCTGCACCTTCTTCTGCTCTTCTACCAGGTCGCTGGACAGACCTCCTCTCTTGTAAGCTTCCCATGTCTCCACACTATAATTAAACTGCTCTGGGTTGTGCAAACAACCTGGATGTAGAAGCAAACAGTCATTCCTTGCCCTGTTTCCAGCATTGCAGTTAAATACAAATTAAATCCACATTGCAATCTACAGTTTTGAGTTGCTGCTATCCGGTTTTTccccacttctcttttttttggtttgtggatATTTTGCACCATCACAGATGATGGTGATTTGATTTCAAGCTGGAGAGGACTGTTATGTCTGAGAGTACTACATCTTTCACCTTTATGTAGCAATATGAAGTGCAGTAAGACAACCTAAACTTGGCTGTAGACTGGCGATGCTGGTGTATCATTAAAGAAAATTTTGCTTACTGCTCTGCCTCCACAATAGGGATTAGGGAGAGTAACATGCGGCTGCTTTTCAGCCTCCTTACCTGGGAAACTCATCAGGGGCTAGGGAACAATACTGGCTAGCTCTGCAGTTTAGGTGAGCTGGCTCAAGTGTGTCTGAATTGGACAGTTACATTGACTGTTGATTCAACTCATAGACCATCAATCTCCATCAGAAGAGAGAGACAGTAGCCTCATGAACTAAACTCTAGCAAGTCACAGAATGCCACCAGATGGCATCTCTCATCCATGAGAAATGGACTTCAGAGACTGTGAATGTATGCTGaagaatgtccagagaagggcaactaagctgatgaagggtctgaagaacaggtcttgtgagaagcaactgagggaactggagttgtttagcctggagaaaaggaggctgaggcgagacctggctctccacaactccctgagaggagcctggagccaggtgggggacaGTCTCTTCTTAAGTTACAAAtgatagcacaagaggaaatagcctcaagttgtactgggtttaggttggatactagaaacaatttcttcctcaaatgGATTgcctggaacagtttgccccgggcagtggagtcaccatccctggagggacttaAAAGCTGCCTCGTTAGCTGAGGGCTATTTGTACAAAATAGCagcagccttttcttttttttggggggggacacacacacctaacagcacagctctgggctgttAATGCAGCAGGATAGAGAAGGTGAAACTTTTGTCTTGTCATTATTGTTGAAAAATGCCTATTTTGGTTCTTCTCACCAACAATGTCATTTCTGGTGGCTCTTGGCTCAAACTGCATTGCATATAAATCAGACACCGtgacactgcagccctgcttgcTCAATTCCTCCACAGCAACATTCTTCAGAGATCCATTGAAGGACTTGGGCTCCTGATGCGCATAGACTATCAGGACTTTTCTTCCTGGAGgcagagaaaaacagaagataCCTTTAAGTATAAAAGGCAAATACAAAAGAGCTTGTGGAGCCTGTCCTTCATTGTTCTGCTGTGTGTTTTCCAAACATCACAAAACCAGAGGGAAGAGAATGACAGTGGCAGCATCTGACACTTGCTCAGCAGCAAAGAGGAACTCATTGGTAAATGCTCCCCACCCAGCAATTTGGTGGGCTCTCCAAGGTGGGACTCGGTGGACAGTGGCCATGTTTCCACAGCAGGTcatgctggcctgcatcagcagcaCCTAGTTCTTTCTCGAGTCAGCATTTGTGTTCATCTGTTTCCCCCTCCATAAACCTCGCCCAACAGCAAACAATAAACCTCgcccaacagcaaaaaaaagctGCCTGCTAGTTTAGCTCCCTAGGCTGGGTTACAGGCTGCAGCACAAGTGAGGGGCAGGCCGTGGTCAAAGCAGTACCAGATTCCCTGAGACTTGGGGCAACAAGTCCTGAAAGCTGAGAGCATCTTCCTACAGCAAAGTGGGATGCCCTCATTTTTCTGTTCAGTGCTGTGCAAATGACATCCCACTTTAGCATCATCACAGTGACTTCAATACTGTGATTTTTTCCTTTGAGAGTGAACTGCCTAGTGTatctccagctgctgacagACTGGATTTAAAGTACGCTGAGCAGTAAGACAGATATTTTGGGGTGGAGCTTCTTAAGCTGATGTAACAAGGTGTATGAGAGCTTGCTTGTTCAAAATGTTACTGTACATAGGCCATTCAGTTGTAATAATTCTCTAAAACTATCATTCATCACTGAACATGGGGAAATAGGTGATCCAAGGAAAAaatttttttacaatgagggtggtgagacaatggcccaggttgcccagagaggtggtataTGCTCTGTCTCTGGAATCAGTCCAGATCAGGCTcgatggggctctgagaaaccttaTCCAggtggggatgcccctgcttactgcaagagggttggactagatgacctttacatgtcccttccaatctgtgTCTCTAATTTCAATCATTTTAAAAAGTGGTGCCTCAGTATCCCAGCTGAACATCACCAATGCACCATGGGCCACCATGCCTAGGCCTGAGGCAAACAGCATTCTAGGAGTGTTTGTCCTTACCTGCCATTTTCTGGAAGCACTGAGCAGCTTCTGTCTCGAGACTCAGACAGGGCCTACGAACTGAAACGACAGATGTGCTGTGGTGAGAAATGTCATGAAAAGGTACATGGAGGAATCACTGCTTCAGTAGGAAATGCACTCTTCTGTGGGGATGGGAGGGGTTGTGAGGGGCGAATATCCTGAGATTGCTGCCTCtgtatgtgtgtctgtgtgtctacGGGTGTatctatatatgtgtgtgtgcctgagTGCCTGCCTGTCGCTCTATGTCTGTGTCTGTATGTGTGTCTCTGTCTCTTTGCATGTGAGTGCCTCTATGTGTGTGAGTGCCTGTATCTatatctgtgtctgtgtgtctatgTATACATATACATGTGTGTGCTTGAGTGCCTGCTTGTTTCTctatgtgtgtgtctgtctctgCATGTGAGTGCCTCTATGTGTGTGAGAGCCTGTATCTatatctgtgtctgtgtgtctatgTATACATATACATGTGTGTGCTTGAGTGCCTGCTTGTTTCTCTATGTGTGTCTGTCTCTGCATGTGAGTGCCTCTATGTGTGTGAGAGCCTGTATCTatatctgtgtctgtgtgtctatgTATACATATACATGTGTGTGCTTGAGTGCCTGCTTGTTTCTctatgtgtgtgtctgtctctgCATGTGTGTTCCTCTATGTGTGTGAGTGCCTGTATCTATATGTCTGTGCCTATGTATGGAGATGgctgacaagtggtgtccctcaggagtccatactgggaccagtgctgtttagtatcttcatcaatgatataaACCATGgaatcaagtgcaccctcagcaagtttgcagatgacaccaggctgagtggtgtggttgatagGCCAGAatgacaggatgtcatccagagggacctggacaagctggagaagtgagcccaggtgaacctcacaAAGTTCAGCAAGTCAAAGTGCaatgtcctgcatctgggtcaggacaatcctcattatcaatacaggtTTGGGGAAGATATGGCAAAGAGCAGCTCTACAGAAAATTACTTGGGGGctactggtggacaagaagctggccatgagccagtaatgagggcttgcagcccagaagccagatcttgccctgggctgcctcaaaagaagcatggccagcaggtcaagagaggtgattctgccattctGCTATGCtatggtgagacctcacctggaatactgtgtccagcttcaGGGCCTCCAACAGAAGAAACACCTGAACACGtgatggagcgggtccagagagGACCACAAAGACGATCAGAGGACTGGACACctgaaaacaggctgagagcgttggggttgttcagcctggagaagagaaggctctggggagatctgtACTATCTCTGTGCCTGTCTCTacatgtctgtgtgtgtctatgCACGCGTGTCTCTCCACGTGTGCTGTATGCACACAGATACACTAAGCCATGCACTGCAGCCGCCGGACCTACCGCAGGCCAGGCCGGGCCGTACCCGGGCGCCGTTGCCCGGCGGCGGCCGGCGGGAGCCGTATCCCCGCCGAGGCCGGGCAGGCCCTCTACGCCGCCTCCCTCGGGGCTTCAaccagccatgggctgggagGCTCCGgcgccagcctggccctggccgcCACACACCAGCCCCGCCGGGTGCCGTGCAGGATGCACCACACTGCACCGAACCCCCTCGGTACCGGGTCTCGGCCCCTTTACCTGCTGCCCTTGTCCCAGCGTGCCCCGGCGGCGGGTCTGGGCGGGCGTAGGGGCGGGCTCGGCGGCGGCCGGGGTAGAGACGCCGGCTGCCGTTACTAGCGGTGGCAGCTAATACTACACACGGTCTGTCACTTTGGTGGTGCTGGTTCCTTTTAAAGGCTGCAGCTCGCCCCCGAAAGCCAGCAGGGCGGAACCGAGGCGGCTCATGGATGAAATAAGGAAAATCCACATCTGAGTAACTAATACATTTTATTGCCTCAAGGTCaccgaatcatagaatcgtttaggctggaagtgttattcaggatcatcgagtccaacaactaatccaacaccaccaagtcaccactaaaccttcagcaccacatctccatgacTATTCAATCCCTCCAAGAGTGGGGAGtccaccagtgccctgggcagcctgctccagaactTGGCAACCCTTTTAggttgctaaagcagggtcacccagagaaggttgcccaggatcacagtgtgcaggtgggtttgaaatatctccagaggagactccacaacctctctagacagcctgctccagggctctggcaccctcacagcaaagtatttcctcatcttcaggtgaaacctcctgggttccactctGTGCCAgttgccccttgttctaccactgggcaccactgaaaagagtctggccccatcctcttgcccctcaccacTTAGCTGTTGATGAGCATTAAGAGGATCTCTAAATCACATGTCATCCTGTGATCTGAATGCCAATCATCAAAGTAAAAAAGCTATCAGAGTAAAACTGGTTTAACACACAGCCTCCTACCCAGGATCAGGTTCAATAACCTGGTGCTGGGCAAAGTAAGCAAGCCAGTGATGATCAGCTTCAAGCCTAACCCAGCTATGCAGAGGGTATTCCAAAGAATAATCACAGAAAAATGTCCaattagaagagacctcaaaggtcatctagatcaacctttgacccagcactgcagtcagctctaaaccgtgtccctaagCACTAAGTCCACATGAAATcctacagggatggtgactctgccactgccctgggcagaccactccaatgtttgataaccctttcagtgaagaagtatttcctaacatccagcctaaacctcccctgctgaggttataaccatttcctctagtcttgTCACTTCACaacaagaagaggctggccccctcctcactccaacctcccttcaggttgttgtagagagtgatgacgtctcccttcagcctcctcttctccagactgaacaacttcagctgcctcagatgctccttgtatgccatgtgctccaggcccttcatgagccttgttgcccttctctggacatgctccagaacctcaatgtccctcttgtagtgaggggcccagatctgaATGTaacactcaaggtgtagcctcaccagtgggggatgatcacctccctgttcctgctggccacagtgtttctaatacaagccaggatgccattcgccacctgggcacactgctgactcatgtttaaTCAACTGTCAACCAATACTCCCAGGTACCTCTctgagttgcagctttccaaccacacatccccaagtctgtagcttaccatgtGGTTcttgtgacccaggtggaggacctggcatttggccttgttaaatTTCATACAGTTATCCTTGGCCCATTGGTCTAACCTGCTGCAAAGCTTCCCGACCCTTTAGCAGATCGACACGGCCACCCATCTTGGTGTAATCTGCAAATTTCCTAAGGGTaccctcaatcccctcatccagatcattgacaaaagtattaaagaggacaggacccagtactgaaccctgggggatGTCACTAGTAAGCGGGCTCCAGACAGACTGAagtccattcaccaccactctttgggcctggccatccatcCAGTTTTTCATCCAGTGCAGGGTGCACTTATCCAAGCCATGTgccatgagtttctgaaggagaattctgtgggaaacagtgtcaaaggctttactaaagtccaggcaGACACTGTCCACGGCACTTTCCTTGTCCACTCGGCAGGTCACCTTATTGTAGAAGGACACCTTGTTGTAGGAGAGTCACCTTATTGTGCACAGGACACAAGGCAGAggtgtgggggtggggtgtaAGGCTCTTCTGAATTTCTGGCACAAAAAGACTCTCTAAGGCTTCAACAGGATCAAAGCAACGTTTGATTTAGTGTCCTGACACGGATTGATTCAGCAGTAAAGGGAGGAGGGTGCTTGCCTGGCCGCAGGCCagaggagggtgctggagagctgagaacagccctgtgatTCTCCTTTAACTCCTTGGTACACGCTGAGTAGATCCTCCTCCATACCAGAGTGGTTTTACCCGTGCCGCTGAAGCTGCTAAACAAATAGGGAATCGGTCAAAATCCTTCTGGTGTCTGCCAGATGCAGACGTTCATCGCGTACGTGTCGCTTTTCCCTGCTTCATTTCTGTGTGGTTCTTCTGAGAGGCTCTTTTGTTACCTCCAGCATCCTTTCCTGGTCTATTTTATCTctatctgtatctatatctatatccaTATCTCAGAGAATCTAGATGTCTGGACTTTCACTTCTACATGTCACAATTTGCTCACAAAAGAGGTATTGTTGACGTAGTGCTTGATACAAGtgactactactactactactactactagtAAGGTATTGTTGATGGAGAGACAAACTGATGCTTAGAGACTAAGTGAGACAGCAAAATGTGGAACCACCCCCATTTGCCCATGTCCAAAATGTCAGCCCCTTAAGCTGTTCTGCTGGTCTGCTGGGCAGGCTTAGGTTTGACGTTAGGAACAATTTATTCCCCTAAAGGGCTGTCTGCATAGggcagagtccccatccctggagcagtttaaaagccatgtagatgcaAGGACATGCTTAACTGgtctcctggcagtgctgggtcagcaATTAGACTTGATAAGATctattccaaccaaaaccattctatgatactatgaagcTGTTAATTCAATAATTTGCATGTGCTTAGTGTTTAATATTTGAGAGTTCTGGTTTGAGAAATATTAAGCTTGTTGCTATGAAGTCGACTCAAATCACCCTAGTCAAATCACCACACTGCTACATTGCAGAATGACTTCCTCACCCCACATCTGTGCTGCCtggccccttcccctccccactttgTTCTCTGCTAtctacagcactgcaaacctCCAGAGCaatgagcagagctgagaaatCCCCCAAACTCAGTTAACCATGCAGCTCTTGCAGCACCCAGCATGTGCACTGCTTTCCCACATTGGGGTTTTTGACCTTTTCTGTGGCCCATTGTCATTTAGCATCCTGTGTCACACCACCTTGCAAGCCCAAATAATTTGTTCTGGGATTAATTGCTGTGGTTTGGGGGCTCAGCCTGAAGAGCAACCTAGCAGATGCTCTACAGCAAAGCTGACAAcacagaaggctcccaggagaccttactgagccttttcagtacttaaagaggaACTATGAGAAAGATGGGAACGGGCTTTTTAGCAGGGTCACTTGCTACTTGGGTGAAGAGGCTGATCCCCATTTTgttccaatctcctttcaggtagttgcagagagaaagtctcccctcagcctcctcttctccaggccaaataACCCAAATTCCCACAGCTTGtcctcacaagatttgtgctctagaagcttcaccagctccattgcccttctctggccctgctccagcacctccatgtttTTCTTGCATTgagaggcctcaccagtgctgagtacaggggtaccaTCACTGCCCtaatcctgctggtcacactgttcctgatacaggtcaagatgccagtggccttcatggtcacctgagcacacactggctcatgttcagctgctgttgacCAATGCCCCcgggtccttttctgctggacaGCTTTGCAGCCTGTCTTCTGCAAGCCTGGAGTgtacatggggttgttatgactTTTTCCATGTGTCTTCTCCATGTaaataccaggaaaaaaaacttcTACAGCAAGAAGCTTGTCAAAGCACACAACTTAATGCTGAACCCCATGAGTCTGAAAGTCCTCTGCAGTGAATTGATTGCATCAGACTGCAGCCCAACACTGTAGCTGCTCAATTTACAGTGCTGGCCTGGAAAAGCCTTCCCAGGAAGACCCTGTAAAAAAGTAGTGGTTGAAAAGTCCTGTGCTTGCTTCCTTCCTCTGTTGAGCTGCTGTAGTAGTATCTCAGTCCTGATGCACACTTCAGGGTTTAACTTTATATTTGGCTTGCTGAGGATTGTGCTGAAGGAGTTGGAAGAGAAGAGACTTTAAGTTTGTTTAATGCAACAGAAATAGTAGAAGCTACATGAAGGGTTTAGAAAGGGGCAGCTTCTGAGGAGC harbors:
- the NQO2 gene encoding LOW QUALITY PROTEIN: ribosyldihydronicotinamide dehydrogenase [quinone] (The sequence of the model RefSeq protein was modified relative to this genomic sequence to represent the inferred CDS: inserted 1 base in 1 codon) gives rise to the protein MRIRSPSPXNGSLKNVAVEELSKQGCSVTVSDLYAMQFEPRATRNDIVGCLHNPEQFNYSVETWEAYKRGGLSSDLVEEQKKVQEADLLIFQFPMYWFSMPAIMKGWVDRVLVQGFAHEFPDCYDSGLLKNKLGLFSFTTGAPREMYTKESIDGDIRYLLWPMQHGIMHFCGVKVLAPHICFAPESVSEEQRKEMLTAWAHRLKTLWKEEPINCSSEWYFK